A genomic segment from Cryptococcus gattii WM276 chromosome J, complete sequence encodes:
- a CDS encoding uncharacterized protein (Similar to TIGR gene model, INSD accession AAW44929.1), whose protein sequence is MDISSYTWGVATASLSMRPDDTMERKFAALQAAGFKNCELGFGGYMEWVRQQRPDLPASTAPHEWAEAGEPDPSDEEIWKALFDHVPAMLSLAKSYGIKILMLQPLNQFEGWAAGSKRADWCRRKAEKWMPLCSALGVEQIQVGSNDLLPADFEDAKVAEDMRWLAQFSSELKPPVKIAYENWSFGDRISSIEHAWKIVQMADHPNFGLCLDTAHFPLTLGYGWNPRTGEGWTEADFQNILSFIRALPVEKIFYVELSDVLAPVVPLGQGSPFDEWCNSAQTSRGDRFLWAMVARPVPLIGRDAGRSIKAESDKGGARVVEALRVILETGYNGRLMFEPFEALSMEQGNDVPSLYAQACAEAKQRLIEAIKQG, encoded by the exons ATGGATATCAGCTCTTACACATGGGGAGTCGCCACGGCGTCTCTCAGTATGAGACCCGACGACACCATGGAGCGCAAGTTTGCGGCACTGCAGGCTGCCGGGTTCAAGAATTGCGAATTGGGGTTCGGTGGGTATATGGAATGGGTTCGACAACAGCGTCCTGATCT TCCCGCCTCGACCGCTCCGCACGAATGGGCAGAGGCAGGTGAGCCTGACCCCTCGGATGAAGAGATCTGGAAGGCCTTGTTCGACCATGTTCCCGCCATGCTGTCTCTTGCGAAGTCTTACGGCATAAAGATCCTCATGCTTCAACCGCTAAACCAGTTCGAGGGATGGGCTGCTGGTAGCAAGCGAGCGGATTGGTGCAGACGGAAAGCGGAAAAATGGATGCCTCTTTGCTCCGCTCTGGGAGTGGAACAGATCCAG GTCGGCTCGAACGACTTATTGCCCGCCGACTTTGAAGATGCGAAGGTCGCCGAAGACATGCGATGGCTCGCTCAGTTCTCATCCGAGCTGAAACCACCTGTCAAGATCGCATATGAGAATTGGTCATTTGGCGACCGTATCTCTAGCATCGAGCACGCGTGGAAGATTGTTCAAATGGCT GACCACCCAAACTTTGGCCTTTGCCTCGATACCGCCCACTTCCCTCTCACTCTCGGCTACGGCTGGAATCCCCGAACGGGCGAAGGTTGGACGGAAGCCGACTTCCAAAACATTCTCAGCTTCATCCGTGCTCTTCCAGTCGAAAAGATCTTCTATGTCGAGCTGTCGGACGTACTCGCTCCTGTTGTACCTCTTGGTCAAGGCAGTCCTTTCGATGAATGGTGCAACAGTGCCCAGACCAGTCGAGGGGATCGCTTCCTCTGGGCCATGGTCGCTCGGCCTGTACCTCTGATTGGTCGTGACGCCGGTAGGAGTATCAAGGCCGAAAGCGACAAAGGTGGGGCGAGAGTTGTTGAGGCTCTCCGGGTCATTCTTGAAACCGGGTACAACG GACGCCTCATGTTTGAACCGTTTGAAGCGCTCAGCATGGAGCAGGGCAACGACGTTCCGTCCCTTTATGCCCAAGCTTGCGCCGAGGCCAAGCAACGACTCATCGAGGCCATAAAGCAAGGATAA
- a CDS encoding flavin-containing monooxygenase, putative (Similar to TIGR gene model, XP_570814.1), translating into MAPSAIKTEVDGQQVDVADLKAKIVNDQKEIEVESPEEKDPVAPNFMYDFKYNTPLPTFDREGRDFPAGTDAPAIVNEFVENKLAPALRSGIWRDKVAFTWTYRTFNFHDAIERAATDLLPSAHVENVTIIAPSPSVQRPYPDLSYIQAHLTLDTEQINASVVMNLLNTDEGIKIWTFHSVIEGLRAFPELPNRDGHMTGPISWAAQREKDTDFQEQEPDVVIVGGGHNGLMMAARLKALGVPTIIIEKNKHIGDNWRQRYEYLSLHFPHWADHFPYMPYPEHWPVYTPAGKLGDWLEWYASAMELHAWTGSSIVKCEQDANGAWTIEVDRGNKGHRIVKPKHVVIATSLCGVPTQPVTPGEEKFRGVIRHSTAHDSSREWVGKKVLVVGTSSSGFDTAYDFARRDIDVTLLQRSPTYVMSLTHSVPRALGHYEPKGQERPDLDACDRISYATPVGPGEEMGRRGAIELEELDKEMLDGLKAKGFKTWRGQRATGVQTLGYTKNGGFYFEAGACQQIINGKVKVEQGYIEKFTEDKVILSGGREKEYDLVIMATGFSNTIDSIRMTLGDNVAKRCNPIWGMDEEGEIKSAYRECGVPNLWIMVGTLQHGRYHSKRVALRIKGVLEGVAAEPYLT; encoded by the exons ATGGCTCCAAGTGCTATCAAAACCGAAGTCGATGGCCAACAGGTCGATGTGGCCGACCTCAAAGCCAAAATCGTCAACGACCAGAAGGAGATCGAAGTTGAGTCGCCCGAGGAAAAGGATCCCGTCGCCCCCAACTTTATGTATGATTTCAAGTACAACACTCCCCTCCCCACCTTCGACCGTGAAGGTCGAGACTTTCCCGCAGGCACAGATGCCCCAGCTATCGTGAATGAGTTTGTTGAGAACAAGCTCGCACCCGCACTCCGATCCG GTATCTGGCGTGACAAAGTCGCATTTACCTGGACCTACCGAACCTTCAACTTCCATGACGCCATCGAGCGTGCCGCTACCGACCTCCTGCCTTCCGCCCACGTCGAAAACGTCACCATCATCGCCCCCTCGCCTTCCGTCCAGCGCCCCTATCCCGATCTTTCCTACATCCAGGCGCACCTTACCCTGGATACAGAGCAGATCAACGCATCTGTGGTCATGAACCTCCTCAACACCGATGAAGGCATCAAGATCTGGACCTTCCACTCCGTCATTGAGGGTCTGCGAGCCTTTCCCGAACTTCCCAACCGTGACGGTCACATGACAGGTCCTATCAGCTGGGCTGCGCAGAGAGAAAAAGACACCGACTTTCAGGAGCAAGAGCCGGACGTGGTGATCGTCGGCGGTGGGCACAA CGGACTTATGATGGCAGCGCGATTGAAGGCGTTGGGTGTTcccaccatcatcatcgaaAAGAACAAGCATATCGGTGACAACTGGCGTCAACGATACGAATATCTTTCCCTCCACTTCCCTCACTGGGCCG ACCATTTCCCGTATATGCCTTACCCTGAGCACTGGCCAGTGTACACGCCCGCCGGGAAACTCGGTGACTGGCTCGAATGGTACGCAAGTGCCATGGAACTTCACGCATGGACTGGCTCTTCGATTGTCAAATGCGAGCAAGATGCCAACGGTGCATGGACCATCGAGGTGGATCGCGGCAACAAAGGACACCGTATCGTCAAACCCAAACACGTCGTCATAGCAACCTCTCTCTGCGGTGTCCCGACGCAGCCAGTCACTCCCGGAGAAGAGAAGTTCCGTGGCGTCATTCGTCATTCTACCGCGCACGACAGTTCCCGTGAGTGGGTCGGAAAGAAAGTCCTCGTTGTTGGAACCTCGTCTTCTGGTTTCGACACCGCTTACGACTTTGCTCGACGTGACATTGACGTGACTCTCCTCCAACGGTCCCCCACCTACGTGATGAGTCTTACTCATTCCGTACCCCGCGCCCTCGGTCACTACGAGCCAAAGGGTCAGGAACGACCAGATCTCGATGCATGCGACCGTATTTCGTACGCTACTCCTGTTGGACCTGGTGAGGAGATGGGTCGTCGGGGAGCGATCGAGTTAGAGGAGCTTGACAAGGAAATGCTTGATGGCCTGAAGGCCAAAGGTTTCAAGACATGGCGAGGTCAGAGGGCTACTGGTGTGCAAACACTTGGTTATACCAAGAACGGTGGTTTCTACTTTGAAGCCGGTGCCTGCCAGCAGATCATCAACGGGAAAGTCAAGGTTGAGCAGGGTTACATTGAAAA ATTCACCGAGGACAAGGTCATTCTCAGTGGTGGACGAGAAAAGGAGTACGACCTGGTCATCATGGCTACCGGTTTCTCTAACACCATCGACTCGATCCGTATGACCCTCGGAGACAACGTTGCAAAGCGATGCAACCCAATCTGGGGTATGGatgaggagggagagatCAAATCAGCGTACCGAGAGTGTGGTGTCCCGAACTTGTGGATCATGGTTG GAACATTGCAACACGGTAGATATCACTCCAAGAGAGTCGCCTTACGGATCAAGGGGGTCCTTGAGGGAGTTGCGGCTGAACCATACCTTACATAG